GGCGATTTTTGGTTCAGGACTGCTGATCGTGGGCTGTATGTTGTTGTTGACTGCCGCCCTGCTGACTTTCTCTTATTACTATAAGCCGCGTCAGAAAGAAAAAATCTCGATGAAGGATGCTTTGATTATCGGTATCGCACAAGCTTGCGCGGTTATGCCGGGGTTGTCCCGCTCGGGTTCTACCATTGCTACGGGGCTTCTGTTGGGCGATAACAAGGCGAAATTGGCGCAATTTTCTTTCCTGATGGTTATTCCGCCTATCTTGGGGGAAGCGTTGCTCGACGGGATGAAGATGATGAAGGGCGAAGATGTGGTAGGTGATATTCCTGCGTTGTCGCTGATTGTCGGTTTTCTGGCTGCTTTCGTGGCGGGTTGCCTGGCTTGTAAGTGGATGATTAATGTGGTGAAGAAAGGAAAACTGATCTATTTCGCTATCTATTGCGCGATAGCAGGATTAGTAACGATTATATTGAGCTGATGAATTTTAAAAAAGGAGAAGTACTGTTTTTCAATAAACCTCTTGGCTGGACTTCATTTAAGGTAGTAGGGCATGCCCGCTATCATATTTGCCGTCGGATAGGGGTGAAAAAGCTGAAAGTCGGCCATGCCGGAACGCTGGATCCTCTTGCAACGGGAGTAATGATTGTATGCACAGGCAAGGCAACGAAGAGAATAGAGGAGTTTCAATATCATACGAAGGAGTACGTCGCAACGTTGCGTTTGGGCGCTACTACCCCGTCGTACGATTTGGAGCATGAGATAGATGCCACCTACCCTACTGAGCATATCACGCGGGAACTGGTGGAAGAAGTGCTGGCGCGTTTTATCGGTGCGATAGAACAAGTGCCGCCTGCTTTTTCCGCCTGCATGGTAGATGGTAAACGTGCCTACGAACTGGCGCGGAAAGGCGAGGAAGTTGAACTAAAGGCAAAGCAGCTTGTTATCGACGAGATTGAATTGCTGGAATGTCGCTTGGACGATCCGGAACCGATGGTGCGAATCCGTGTCGTATGCAGCAAAGGGACATATATTCGTGCTTTGGCGCGTGACATTGGTGAAGCGCTCCACAGCGGTGCCCATCTGACAGGATTGATCCGCACCCGTGTAGGTGACGTCCGGTTGGAAGACTGCCTGAACCCCGAACACTTTAAAGAGTGGATTGACGGACAGGAAATAGAAAATGAGGAAGAAAATAATTAACGTAATAAGGAATAGATATGAAATTATCACAATTCAAATTCAAGTTACCCGAGGATAAGATTGCTCTGCATCCTATGAAATATAGGGATGAGTCTCGTTTGATGGTACTGCATCGTAAAACAGGTAAGATTGAACACAAGATGTTCAAGGAAGTTTTGGACTACTTTGATGACAAGGATGTGTTTATATTCAATGATACGAAGGTATTCCCTGCGCGTTTGTACGGTAACAAGGAGAAGACGGGTGCTCGTATCGAAGTATTCTTGTTGCGTGAGTTGAATGAAGAACTTCGTTTGTGGGACGTATTGGTCGATCCGGCACGTAAGATCCGTATCGGTAACAAACTGTATTTCGGTCCGGACGATTCGATGGTGGCGGAAGTAATCGACAATACCACCTCGCGTGGACGTACGCTCCGTTTCCTTTACGACGGTCCTCACGATGAATTCAAGAAAGCTCTCTACGAACTGGGCGAAACTCCCCTTCCCCACTCTATCATCAACCGTCCCGTAGAACCGGAAGATGCCGAACGCTTTCAGTCTATCTTTGCGAAGAACGAAGGTGCGGTGACTGCTCCGACTGCCAGCCTGCATTTCAGCCGTGAATTGATGAAACGTTTGGAAATCAAAGGTATAGACTTTGCATATATCACTCTGCATGCCGGTTTGGGTAATTTCCGCGACATTGACGTAGAGGACTTGACAAAGCACAAAATGGACTCCGAACAGATGTTTGTAGACGAGATGGCGGTGAAAACCGTCAACCGTGCCAAAGATAACGGCAAGAATGTGTGTGCGGTAGGTACGACCGTGATGCGTGCCATCGAAAGCGCAGTCAGCACCGACGGACATCTGAAAGAATTTGAGGGATGGACTAATAAGTTTATCTTCCCGCCGTATGAATTTACCGTAGCCAATGCAATGATTTCCAACTTCCACATGCCCCTTTCCACGCTGCTGATGATTGTGGCTGCTTTCGGGGGCTATGAGCAGGTGATGGATGCTTATCATGTAGCATTGAAGGAAGGTTACCGTTTCGGCACGTATGGAGATGCCATGCTGATTTTGGACAAATAATGGCAAAAGTTTATTTGGGACTCGGCACTAACCTTGGAGATAAAGAACAGAATCTTCGGGATGCCGTGCAAAAAATAGAAGAGCAGATAGGGAAAGTCATTTCCCTGTCTGCTTTTTATGTTACTGCCCCTTGGGGTTTTGCTTCTGAAAACAGTTTCCTGAATGCGGCGGCTTGTGTAGAAACGGATTTATCTCCAT
The Bacteroides caecimuris DNA segment above includes these coding regions:
- a CDS encoding undecaprenyl-diphosphate phosphatase, with protein sequence MSWLEALILGLIQGLTEYLPVSSSGHLAIGSALFGIQGEENLAFTIVVHVATVCSTLVILWKEIDWIFRGLFKFQMNDETRYVINILISMIPIGIVGVFFKDYVEAIFGSGLLIVGCMLLLTAALLTFSYYYKPRQKEKISMKDALIIGIAQACAVMPGLSRSGSTIATGLLLGDNKAKLAQFSFLMVIPPILGEALLDGMKMMKGEDVVGDIPALSLIVGFLAAFVAGCLACKWMINVVKKGKLIYFAIYCAIAGLVTIILS
- the truB gene encoding tRNA pseudouridine(55) synthase TruB, with amino-acid sequence MNFKKGEVLFFNKPLGWTSFKVVGHARYHICRRIGVKKLKVGHAGTLDPLATGVMIVCTGKATKRIEEFQYHTKEYVATLRLGATTPSYDLEHEIDATYPTEHITRELVEEVLARFIGAIEQVPPAFSACMVDGKRAYELARKGEEVELKAKQLVIDEIELLECRLDDPEPMVRIRVVCSKGTYIRALARDIGEALHSGAHLTGLIRTRVGDVRLEDCLNPEHFKEWIDGQEIENEEENN
- the queA gene encoding tRNA preQ1(34) S-adenosylmethionine ribosyltransferase-isomerase QueA gives rise to the protein MKLSQFKFKLPEDKIALHPMKYRDESRLMVLHRKTGKIEHKMFKEVLDYFDDKDVFIFNDTKVFPARLYGNKEKTGARIEVFLLRELNEELRLWDVLVDPARKIRIGNKLYFGPDDSMVAEVIDNTTSRGRTLRFLYDGPHDEFKKALYELGETPLPHSIINRPVEPEDAERFQSIFAKNEGAVTAPTASLHFSRELMKRLEIKGIDFAYITLHAGLGNFRDIDVEDLTKHKMDSEQMFVDEMAVKTVNRAKDNGKNVCAVGTTVMRAIESAVSTDGHLKEFEGWTNKFIFPPYEFTVANAMISNFHMPLSTLLMIVAAFGGYEQVMDAYHVALKEGYRFGTYGDAMLILDK